Part of the Candidatus Obscuribacterales bacterium genome is shown below.
TACATCGGATCATGGCGAGTATAACAGTGATTAGGCAAGATACTAGGATCATCGTTCAATAATTGGTCTAGCTGTTCCAGTGCCTTCTCAGTCTGAGAGCCAAATTGACCATCTACCTCTCCAGCATAGATACCTTTATGCTTGAGGTAAGACTGGAGCGTTTGAACAGACTCTTGGGTACAATTCTCCTGTTTTACATAGGAAAGAACTTGCTGAATAGAGCAGCGCATCTGATCAACAGAGTCTTTCAGTCCTTTAACTAAGTTTTCCATCTCAGAAAAATTCCTCATCTTTCTGAGCAGGGCAGTTTGCTGCTGGTCAATAAAGCTGCTATCAATGAGATTCAGCTTGTGCGCAACAACATGATCCACTTCATCAATCCAGAAGCTCAGCAGGGAGTCTTGTGTGGCCTCATCAAG
Proteins encoded:
- a CDS encoding peptidoglycan-binding domain-containing protein; the protein is MGTLTDNQCPDSLERFRAKSLDLRSKIIEYFTLSLLDVLTEPQAEQLEAILDEATQDSLLSFWIDEVDHVVAHKLNLIDSSFIDQQQTALLRKMRNFSEMENLVKGLKDSVDQMRCSIQQVLSYVKQENCTQESVQTLQSYLKHKGIYAGEVDGQFGSQTEKALEQLDQLLNDDPSILPNHCYTRHDPM